In Strix uralensis isolate ZFMK-TIS-50842 chromosome 7, bStrUra1, whole genome shotgun sequence, the following proteins share a genomic window:
- the KCNK18 gene encoding potassium channel subfamily K member 18, protein MASTSQPLRGKRACKKIFWAVFPHACFILSLVIYAFLGALMFSHIEGNRKVNLSEEYRKFLQKLWHISRNLSDNMTENEETFKEEIHVLLNTAERDWFVNPKDRWTFFGSLFFCCTVFTTVGYGNTYPVTRIGKYLCMLYALFGIPLMFLVLTDMGDILATVLSKCYNEFRKLQSKILASKLCSGSTCNKGDELKSRAQTKVVINEPLTIMEVLKSQPGVKRRQTKYRNAEIFEMLIARENEHRKPAINKSIERWSSCPELDRGKTMSRVIENFDKIGQQLEKLDVPIVLMVLVIFVYISCAAAILPNWETRLDFQEAFYFCFITLTTIGFGDTQLEHPKFFLFFSLYIIIGMEIVFIAFKLGQDRLIGLYKKVISFCGKKKMPSKKVYPK, encoded by the exons ATGGCATCAACATCACAGCCTCTGCGAGGCAAAAGGgcatgtaaaaaaatattttgggcaGTGTTTCCTCATGCCTGCTTCATTCTGTCTCTTGTGATCTATGCTTTTCTTGGGGCTCTCATGTTTTCCCACATTGAAGGTAACCGGAAGGTCAATTTAAGTGAAGAATATAGAAAATTTCTGCAGAAGCTGTGGCACATCTCCAGAAATTTATCAG ATAACATGACAGAAAATGAGGAGACATTTAAGGAAGAAATCCATGTACTGCTCAACACAGCAGAACGGGACTGGTTTGTCAATCCAAAAGACAGATGGACTTTCTTTGGGTCTCTCTTTTTCTGCTGCACAGTCTTCACAACTGTGG GTTATGGTAATACCTATCCTGTGACACGGATTGGAAAATATCTCTGTATGTTGTATGCTTTATTTGGCATCCCTCTGATGTTCTTGGTCCTGACAGACATGGGAGACATCCTTGCAACTGTCTTATCCAAGTGTTACAATGAATTCAGAAAACTACAGTCAAAAATTCTAGCCTCTAAACTCTGTTCTGGATCCACATGTAACAAAGGGGATGAACTGAAATCCAGAGCACAGACTAAAGTAGTCATCAATGAGCCCTTGACTATTATGGAAGTGCTGAAAAGTCAGCCGGGTGTTAAAAGGAGGCAAACCAAATATCGCAATGCCGaaatttttgaaatgttaattgccagagaaaatgaacacagaaaaccAGCAATAAATAAAAGCATTGAGAGATGGAGTTCATGTCCTGAACTAGACAGGGGAAAGACAATGTCCAGAGTAATTGAGAATTTTGACAAAATAGGGCAACAGTTAGAAAAATTAGATGTGCCCATTGTATTAATGGTGCTAGTTATCTTTGTGTACATCTCCTGTGCAGCTGCTATTCTTCCAAACTGGGAAACCAGGTTGGATTTTCAGGaagccttttatttctgttttatcacgTTGACAACTATTGGATTTGGAGACACACAACTGGAACATCccaagtttttcttgtttttttccctctatatTATTATTGGCATGGAAATTGTCTTCATTGCTTTTAAGCTGGGTCAAGACCGCTTAATTGGTTTGTATAAAAAGGTGATTTCATTTTGTGGGAAGAAAAAGATGCCATCAAAGAAGGTATATCCAAAATAA